One Eriocheir sinensis breed Jianghai 21 chromosome 61, ASM2467909v1, whole genome shotgun sequence genomic window, tgtTTAAACCCTCGTCAAAATGGAGAGTGTTAACCAAACCTATATACGATTTATATGATTTCCAGGACTGAGCGTTTCCCCAACAtgaccattttctttctttctatagtGAAGGAGgtgacttaaagaaaaaaaagaaaaaaaggagaaacagaagaagaagaacatgaaggagaagaagaaacaaaaattgAATCCATGTCAAAATGAAGAACATAAATTACATAGACTTTCTGACAACCTAAAACTTTCACAAAATCCAAGGTTGAATTTACAGGAGGCagctgaaggaaaacaaaagaaattaaaaaaagaaagaatgaaaaagaaaaacaacaaaaagcttGCAGGGAGGGTATGCATAAAATGGCAAGCACACCCTACCATCTTACCCCCATACCCCCTCACCCCATACCCAGACACCAATGTACCCCTCAACCCACTTATCCCATACCCAGTCACCCCCTCATCccatacccagccacacaccCCTCTCCCCTGTCACCCCATACCCAGACACTCACCAATGTAGTCGTTTTGGCCGAAGAGTGCCCGCCTCTCCGCCCAGTTGTTCTTGGGGCGGAAGAGTGGTATGGGcagcctcctcttttcctccgctACACGGGGTAGAAGtcctggagagggagggagagggagagaacatgaagtacaaagaaaggaaaggaacagaaataggaataaaatgaaaagcaAGTatagggaggtgaagagagagggagatatgaCATGCAGTCTTAACCCATCCGATGCAATGGGCaaggatttggccttcactggtagcctggtaacatatactcccaggtctttctctgcctctgtggtggatagtagagtgtttcccatgtggtattggtatgctggatgtcccctcccaaggtgtatgactttacatttttcttcattgaattgtagcagccactttttgtttcatttctgtagcttggtgaggtcttcttgtaggaaatccacagtcaaggggttaagagagagaagtggaatgaGAATAGAAATGGTtgatggaatggaaggagagagagagagagagagagagagagagagagagagagagagagagagagagagagagagagagaaataaatgagagaacaAACAGCAGACTGAGCTTCCCTTAATTgtcgcaccacaccacaccaccaagtAAGGtcacacacaaccacaccacaccactaaGGATCCCCCACACCACACTATCACACTGCCACACCATAcagtcacaccacaccataccataccatcACATCGCCACACCATACCACAGTGCCACACCCTATCACACTCACCCTTATTATGCAGCTGATCCTTGTAGCCATAGTTCCTCAGCAGCGGGCCCTTTGCCACCTTCTCTGCGTGGTAGCGATGACGTATGCTGGTCACAAGGGGCGTCCAGGCTAATGAGGTCCTTGTGGTCGCTGCCGTTGCCGCCCCATATAAGGGTGTGGCTAGGCGGCCCAACGGAACAAGGAGATTCTTCACCACGCTTGCCATGGTCTCTGTTGTGAAGGGGATGGTTGTGAGTATACTGGCAGGTTTCGGTAAAAGTTCGTATACCAAGAATTGATGTAATTACGATGAAAGAGCTTGGGGTGAATAAAAATAGTCTAATCTGCTGTGATGGGGTTGGTTGTGAGTGTAATGACATGTTTAAGTAAAAGTATGACAAGatttgatgtaaataatgatgaaagaacttagggaaaataaaaacaaggctCTAATGTGAAAATGATTGATGATGCTGTGTAAAAACtatgacacacacgcacacaatggaGTAAGGAAGGGCAGTGGGGAGTAACGAAGGTCAGCCAAGAGTAAGGAAGGGCAGTGGGGAGTAAGGAAGGTCAgccaagagaaaggaagggcagtGGGGAGTAACGAAGGTCAgccaagagaaaggaagggcagtGGGGAGTAAGGAAGGTCAgccaagagaaaggaagggcagtGGGGAGTAACGAAGGTCAgccaagagaaaggaagggcagtGGGGAGTAAGGAAGGTCAgccaagagaaaggaagggcagtGGGGAGTAAGGAAGGTCAgccaagagaaaggaagggcagtGGGGAGTAAGGAAGGTCAgccaagagaaaggaagggcagtGAGGAGTAACGAAGGTCAGCCAAGAGTAAGAAAGGGCAGTGGGGAGTAAGGAAGGTCAgccaagagaaaggaagggcagtGGGGAGTAAGGAAGGTCAgccaagagaaaggaagggcagtGAGGAGTAACGAAGGTCAGCCAAGAGTAAGGAAGGGCAGTGGGGAGTAACGAAGGTCAgccaagagaaaggaagggcagtGGGGAGTAAGGAAGGTCAgccaagagaaaggaagggcagtGGGGAGTAACGAAGGTCAgccaagagaaaggaagggcagtGGGGAGTAAGGAAGGTCAGTCAGGAGTACGGAACgatgaggaggcggcggcggcggaggacgaAAACTCACATTAATCTCACACCATaaatagacaaaacaaagagcTGATAATTACACCGTGGATGCTCGAGACACTGACCCTCCTGCTGTGTTAATAAGGCCGTGATAGGTGAAGGAATAGTGGTAGAAATCAGCATATATTTACCTCCCTCGGCGGTGTGTGCGCGGCCCCCCGGCGACCTTTTGTTTACACCGTCCGaatttggtcttggtcttggctccTTTTCTTTtacgggacgaggaggaggaggaaggggagaagaagga contains:
- the LOC126986412 gene encoding 39S ribosomal protein L51, mitochondrial-like — encoded protein: MASVVKNLLVPLGRLATPLYGAATAATTRTSLAWTPLVTSIRHRYHAEKVAKGPLLRNYGYKDQLHNKGLLPRVAEEKRRLPIPLFRPKNNWAERRALFGQNDYIDILGSGNLHPTSVSYNVPLWLRGFKGNEYQMLLRKRKVLGRNMAITRPSKLKEANKRIKWLYRYLNQKTKDYWWKDA